The DNA sequence GGTTCGGGGTTTGCCCGCTCGGCATTCATGGAAGCTATGCGTAGCACGGGCAGCCGTGGCATGGTCGGGTGCCGAGGCGCGGACCACCCCCGTATCCACCGTCGCACGATCGCCGCCGAAGGGTTCGGAGCGGGATGAGAGCCCTTCCAGGTGAGGTGAGGGCACCTCGGAGTGGGGTGAGGCCGCCTCATATAGAGGGCGTTCATCGAACGTTGATGACGTGGCACCAGGCTGAGCCGTATGCCGTTCGCCCCCGTCCGGAAGAAGACCGCCGTGCCCCATACCTCTCGGACGGAGGAGCTCCCGACACTGGCCGCCGACACTCGGCGGGCCGCCCGGGTCGCCCTCCGATGGATCAGCGAGCCGGACTGCACCGAGGAGCTCACCCATGCCCAGCTGCTCGACCAGGCGGCCCGAGCCGCCGCGGCCCTCACTCGGCTCGGCGTCCGCGCCGGGGACCGGGTGGCGGTGCATCTGCCGCTGGTGCCCGAGTCCGTGATCGCCACGCTCGCCTGCGGCCGGCTCGACGTCGTCCGCGCCAGCCTCCCCGTGGGGCTGTGCTCCCATGAACTGCGCGACCGGATCAGGGAGGCCGGTGCCAAGGTCGTCATCACCGCTGACGCCGGACTGCACCGCGGGGAGCCACAGCCGCTCAAGCGGCACATCGACCGGGCGCTGACCGGCTGCCCCGAGGTGCGGTCCGTGCTCGTCGTCCACCGGCTCGCCTGCCCGGTGTCCTGGACCCCCGGGCGTGACCTGTGGTGGCACGACGAGCTCGGCCGGTACACCGAGCCGCTGACCGGGCCGTACTCTTGAGGCATGAGCACCGCCCCTGCCTCCGGACCGCGCGATCCGGCCGCCGCGCTGAATTTCGACGATCCACTGGCGCAGCGGTCATCGGACGATACGGACGACGGGTGGGGTGAGCGGATTCCCGGCGGCGACAGCGCGGACGACGCCGCCGACCTGGCCCGGTTCCTCGCCGAGAAGCCGCCCCACCACCTCTGACGCGTCCCTAGGCGCTGGAGCCGCTGCCACCACCGCCGTGGGCGGCGCCGCGCCGCGCCACCAGCTCGTCGCGGATCTGGCGCAGCAGAATGATCTCCTCGGCCTCCGCGACGGCCTGCTCCTCCTCCACCTTCGCATCCTTGGCGGCCTTCCGCGCCAGATAGCGCGACATCGGCAGCACCATCAGGAAGTACACCACCGCCGCTGTGATCAGGAAGGTCAGCACGGCTGACAGCACGCTTCCCCACAGGATCGGTATGCCGTGGACG is a window from the Streptomyces luomodiensis genome containing:
- a CDS encoding AMP-binding protein, whose product is MPHTSRTEELPTLAADTRRAARVALRWISEPDCTEELTHAQLLDQAARAAAALTRLGVRAGDRVAVHLPLVPESVIATLACGRLDVVRASLPVGLCSHELRDRIREAGAKVVITADAGLHRGEPQPLKRHIDRALTGCPEVRSVLVVHRLACPVSWTPGRDLWWHDELGRYTEPLTGPYS
- the mscL gene encoding large conductance mechanosensitive channel protein MscL → MTEEKQSVMEGFKAFLMRGNVIDLAVAVVIGAAFTAVVNSIVKGFINPIVGAFGTKDLEKYRSCLKAPCETNATGDVVHGIPILWGSVLSAVLTFLITAAVVYFLMVLPMSRYLARKAAKDAKVEEEQAVAEAEEIILLRQIRDELVARRGAAHGGGGSGSSA